In Deinococcus sp. Marseille-Q6407, a single window of DNA contains:
- a CDS encoding class I SAM-dependent methyltransferase → MTLPPEYFEDVYTANEDPWDFATSPYEAAKYARTLAALPRESYHRALEVGCSIGVLTGQLAGRADELLALDINEQALARARARNADRPNIHFQQGQLPDRLPDGPPFDLIVLSEVLYYLSPADLDRALDAVLARLEPQGTLMLVHWTPFVPDYPQTGDAVHTAALARVGRGLEHLHAERHGDEQQGYRLDVFVRTED, encoded by the coding sequence GTGACTCTGCCTCCCGAGTACTTCGAGGATGTCTATACCGCCAACGAGGACCCCTGGGACTTCGCCACCAGCCCCTACGAGGCCGCCAAGTACGCCCGCACCCTGGCCGCGCTGCCACGTGAAAGCTACCACCGGGCACTGGAAGTCGGCTGCTCCATCGGCGTGCTGACCGGGCAGCTGGCCGGGCGCGCCGATGAACTGCTGGCGCTGGATATCAACGAGCAAGCGCTGGCACGGGCCCGGGCGCGCAACGCAGACCGCCCCAACATTCATTTTCAGCAGGGGCAATTGCCGGACCGCCTGCCGGACGGCCCACCATTCGACTTGATTGTGCTGAGCGAGGTGCTGTACTACCTCTCGCCTGCCGACCTGGACCGCGCGCTGGACGCGGTGCTGGCCCGGCTGGAGCCGCAGGGCACCCTGATGCTGGTCCACTGGACCCCTTTTGTGCCGGATTATCCTCAGACGGGCGACGCTGTTCACACAGCCGCGCTGGCCCGTGTGGGGCGGGGCCTGGAGCACCTGCACGCCGAACGCCACGGCGACGAACAGCAGGGCTACCGGCTGGACGTGTTTGTCCGCACAGAGGATTGA
- a CDS encoding aldehyde dehydrogenase family protein, with the protein MTQTSSQPTCQTYGHLIGGQDVQPQGAVLFQSRSSGDLSDVLGTFPEASRADVRRACEAARAAFPRWKATPAPVRGEIIGHIGRAIAREKEALSRLLSREMSKTLKEARGDVQEAVDTCAFFQSEGRRLYGQTVPSEMPSKELKTYRRPLGVVGIVTAGNFPVAVPSWKIIPALLTGNVVVWKPSEDAPLTSYAFARLLEEAGVPDGVLNVVFGGGKDAAGQFLVEMLDERLLQKIAFTGSTAVGRWIGEVAGRNLTHPTLELGGKNPLVVMRDADIDNAVQGALWAAYGTGGQRCTSAGNLIVDAPVYSEFRDKLLAAIQSIRIGNPVKHEDVLYGPFINERFFRSWEAHYAWGEEDGATLLYGQGRITPGNRPAGFQGDPEAAFYGWPTLWEGVRPGMRLFQNEVFGPTVNLVKVDGFDEAIAAANAVDYGLSSAIYTNDRSWAHRFQEEIEAGMTSINNSTTGAEAHMPFGGTKGSGNGTRESGIWVLESYTYWQGVNDDISGRLQLAQMDTAYAQPREAFSVGRLLSGRSEVDGI; encoded by the coding sequence ATGACCCAGACCTCTTCCCAGCCCACCTGCCAGACCTACGGCCACCTGATCGGCGGTCAGGACGTTCAGCCTCAGGGCGCCGTTCTCTTTCAGAGCCGTTCCAGTGGTGACCTCAGCGATGTGCTGGGCACCTTTCCGGAAGCCAGCCGCGCCGACGTGCGCCGCGCCTGCGAGGCAGCCCGCGCCGCTTTTCCGCGCTGGAAAGCCACACCGGCCCCAGTCCGTGGCGAGATCATCGGCCATATCGGCCGGGCGATTGCCCGCGAGAAAGAAGCCCTCAGCCGCTTGCTCAGCCGCGAGATGAGCAAGACGCTCAAAGAAGCGCGCGGTGACGTGCAGGAAGCGGTGGACACCTGTGCCTTTTTCCAGTCGGAAGGCCGACGCCTTTACGGGCAGACGGTGCCCAGCGAGATGCCCAGCAAGGAACTTAAGACCTACCGCCGGCCACTGGGCGTGGTCGGGATCGTCACGGCCGGCAATTTCCCGGTGGCGGTGCCCAGCTGGAAGATCATTCCGGCGCTGCTGACCGGCAATGTGGTGGTCTGGAAACCCAGCGAGGACGCGCCGCTGACCTCCTACGCATTTGCCCGGCTGCTGGAAGAAGCCGGCGTACCGGACGGCGTGCTGAACGTGGTCTTTGGCGGCGGGAAGGACGCGGCGGGGCAGTTCTTGGTAGAGATGCTGGACGAGCGGCTGCTGCAGAAGATTGCCTTTACCGGCTCTACCGCCGTGGGCCGCTGGATCGGGGAGGTGGCCGGCCGCAACCTGACCCATCCCACCCTGGAACTCGGCGGCAAGAACCCGCTGGTGGTGATGCGCGACGCCGATATCGATAACGCCGTGCAGGGCGCCCTCTGGGCCGCCTACGGCACCGGCGGGCAGCGCTGCACCAGCGCCGGCAACCTCATCGTGGACGCGCCGGTCTACAGCGAGTTCCGGGATAAGCTGCTGGCGGCCATTCAAAGCATCCGCATCGGCAACCCCGTGAAACACGAGGACGTGCTGTACGGCCCTTTTATCAACGAGCGTTTTTTCCGGTCCTGGGAAGCCCACTACGCCTGGGGAGAAGAGGACGGTGCCACGCTGCTGTACGGTCAGGGCCGCATCACGCCGGGGAACCGGCCGGCCGGCTTTCAGGGCGACCCGGAAGCGGCCTTTTACGGCTGGCCGACCCTCTGGGAAGGGGTGAGGCCTGGCATGCGGCTGTTTCAAAACGAGGTGTTCGGCCCCACCGTCAATCTGGTCAAGGTGGACGGCTTCGACGAGGCGATTGCCGCTGCCAACGCGGTGGACTACGGCCTTTCCAGCGCCATTTATACCAACGACCGCAGCTGGGCCCACCGTTTTCAGGAGGAAATCGAGGCGGGCATGACCTCCATCAACAATTCCACCACCGGCGCCGAGGCCCATATGCCGTTCGGCGGCACCAAGGGCAGCGGCAACGGCACCCGCGAGAGCGGCATCTGGGTGCTGGAAAGCTACACCTACTGGCAGGGCGTCAACGACGATATTTCCGGCCGGCTGCAACTGGCGCAGATGGACACCGCTTACGCTCAGCCGCGTGAGGCGTTCAGTGTAGGCCGCCTGCTGAGTGGGCGGTCAGAGGTGGACGGCATCTGA
- a CDS encoding SDR family oxidoreductase, with amino-acid sequence MNLQDARILVTGSTSGIGLAIARRLHEGGARVVLAGRDDAKIAALRAEGWHVVQADVSRDEDAVRLVREAAEHLGGLDVLVNNAGGGRYAPLLEQDTAEFRQMLDTNLVGATVVAREAARLMVQNGGGQGHGTIINIGSVSGLRGSAGAGAYSATKFGLRGLTQSWRDELRPKNIRVSYVAPSEVITGFGGSDPASRKNADRKIQPEDMAHAVAALIEMDDRAFVTELEVFATNPW; translated from the coding sequence ATGAACCTGCAAGATGCCCGTATTCTGGTGACCGGCAGCACGTCCGGTATTGGTCTCGCCATTGCCCGGCGCCTGCACGAAGGCGGCGCCCGGGTGGTGCTGGCCGGCCGCGATGACGCCAAGATTGCTGCCCTGCGCGCGGAAGGCTGGCACGTCGTTCAGGCCGACGTGAGCCGCGACGAGGACGCCGTGCGCCTGGTGCGGGAAGCTGCCGAGCACCTCGGTGGCTTGGACGTACTGGTCAACAATGCCGGCGGTGGCCGCTACGCTCCGCTGCTGGAACAGGACACGGCCGAATTTCGGCAGATGCTGGACACCAACCTGGTAGGCGCCACGGTGGTGGCCCGCGAAGCTGCCCGCCTGATGGTGCAAAATGGCGGCGGCCAGGGCCACGGCACCATCATCAACATCGGCAGCGTGTCGGGTCTGCGTGGCTCGGCCGGTGCCGGAGCTTACAGCGCTACCAAATTCGGCTTGCGCGGCCTGACCCAGTCCTGGCGCGACGAACTGCGGCCCAAGAACATCCGGGTCAGCTACGTGGCGCCCAGCGAGGTGATCACCGGCTTTGGCGGCAGTGACCCGGCCAGCCGCAAGAACGCCGACCGCAAGATTCAACCCGAGGACATGGCCCACGCCGTGGCCGCCCTGATTGAGATGGACGACCGGGCCTTCGTCACCGAGCTGGAAGTGTTCGCCACCAACCCCTGGTAA
- a CDS encoding NAD(P)/FAD-dependent oxidoreductase encodes MTTQVKTADVIVIGGGIIGSACAFRLSEAGYRVAVLDRGAAPGRGSSGRSGAGVRVQFSEEVNVRLSWESIQEYQRFPEQFGRESGYVQNGYLFLVPREGWDAHLQGVEVQRGAGAPVDVITPQEAAGHVPFLTEGIYRCTYGPQDGYIDPLLTLNAYTAMALERGAELCRPAEVTYIERRDGAWAVSSSQGEFSAPVVVNAAGAWSGTVAALAGLSVPVRPRRRSVYRTRSGNGTPGYPLTIDTTSNLWLRGHGDTVIFTVSNPQQPDGLEEGIDWPWLTTVRAAAARRFPWLNELDIDRSYSFWGYYEMTPDGSPVLGPAAEAPGWINACGFSGHGVQQAAAVGRIVTSFVRGEDPFIDVSSLQLERFAHDRATAERHIV; translated from the coding sequence TTGACTACGCAGGTCAAGACGGCAGACGTGATTGTCATCGGCGGCGGCATTATCGGGTCGGCCTGTGCTTTTCGCCTCAGCGAAGCCGGCTACCGGGTCGCCGTGCTGGACCGCGGCGCGGCGCCGGGGCGGGGGTCTTCGGGCCGCAGCGGGGCCGGGGTGCGGGTGCAGTTCTCGGAGGAAGTGAACGTGCGGCTGTCCTGGGAGAGCATTCAGGAGTACCAACGCTTTCCCGAACAGTTTGGCCGTGAGAGTGGGTACGTGCAGAACGGCTACCTGTTTCTGGTGCCCCGGGAGGGGTGGGATGCACACCTGCAGGGGGTGGAAGTGCAGCGCGGCGCCGGTGCTCCGGTGGACGTGATCACACCACAGGAGGCTGCCGGGCACGTGCCGTTCCTGACCGAAGGCATCTACCGCTGCACCTACGGCCCGCAGGACGGCTACATTGACCCACTGCTGACCCTGAATGCCTATACCGCCATGGCGCTGGAACGCGGCGCCGAACTCTGCCGCCCAGCAGAAGTCACCTATATCGAGCGGCGGGATGGGGCCTGGGCGGTGTCGTCCAGCCAGGGTGAATTCAGCGCGCCGGTGGTGGTCAACGCGGCCGGCGCCTGGAGCGGAACGGTGGCGGCGCTGGCCGGGCTGAGCGTGCCAGTGCGTCCCCGCCGCCGCAGCGTTTACCGCACCCGCTCTGGCAACGGTACGCCGGGCTATCCGCTGACCATCGACACCACCAGCAACTTGTGGCTGCGCGGGCATGGCGACACGGTCATCTTTACCGTGTCTAACCCACAGCAGCCCGACGGCCTGGAAGAAGGCATCGACTGGCCCTGGCTGACGACGGTGCGCGCCGCCGCAGCCAGGCGGTTTCCCTGGCTGAACGAGCTGGACATTGACCGCTCCTATTCCTTCTGGGGCTACTACGAGATGACCCCCGATGGCAGCCCGGTGCTGGGGCCAGCGGCTGAAGCGCCCGGCTGGATCAATGCCTGTGGCTTTTCCGGGCATGGGGTGCAGCAGGCGGCCGCCGTGGGCCGGATCGTAACCTCGTTCGTGCGCGGCGAGGACCCTTTTATCGATGTAAGCAGCCTACAGCTGGAGCGCTTTGCCCACGACCGGGCCACCGCCGAGCGGCACATCGTCTGA
- a CDS encoding sensor histidine kinase, with product MTGDRDTLHQAVVNLLSNALKYTRTREQARIEVWAEEGVYEWTVFVRDNGVGFDPRYSERLFGVFQRLHRADEFEGTGVGLANVRRIVTRHGGTVFAESQLGEGATFGFTLPKPN from the coding sequence GTGACTGGCGACCGTGACACTCTGCACCAGGCAGTCGTCAACCTATTGAGCAACGCCCTGAAATACACCCGCACCCGCGAGCAGGCCCGGATCGAGGTCTGGGCAGAAGAAGGAGTCTACGAATGGACCGTCTTCGTACGCGACAACGGTGTGGGCTTCGACCCGCGCTATTCCGAGCGGCTGTTCGGGGTCTTTCAGCGCCTGCACCGCGCGGACGAATTCGAGGGCACCGGCGTGGGTCTGGCCAATGTTCGGCGCATCGTGACCCGGCACGGCGGCACCGTCTTTGCCGAAAGTCAGCTGGGTGAGGGAGCCACCTTCGGCTTTACCCTGCCCAAGCCGAACTGA
- a CDS encoding GAF domain-containing protein: MSGSAPENATRPVPLAEHLQDMTERLAATRTQEAIFQIVLQPALQSLDAIAGAILLIDSSGEQLEVAATRGYSAEAQTIWQDGPLTGNVPAGDALKQHEALFFEHQGDLLKAYPELEERTGAVAPVANAVLPMFLDHRPLGTLILDFQEPHDFTSEEKHFLKTLSAQCAIALGRAQLMADLQGQLDQRTRQIQQESQAHAAFVAFMEAAGTETDVDVLVGQALQLLGHYFHNGDGVYCVYEHGRWVGRGWTATLPPELAVHIADGLLTDMPLVREMLRQQAPVFWDDLPPDQHFIPGTRSYRMIFCYPLILDGEVKAFVCFARRSRQGWSAQDRTVVRAIGRSLNLTLERAEQAARLQAQREEAERRSEVLSAFAELSREPVLDTDPYSLIQRTQEVALGLLPRAFRSISSCKAASGRCGRRWGRLTSPNCKSNWKLAWPSERPA; this comes from the coding sequence ATGAGCGGTTCGGCCCCAGAGAATGCAACCCGGCCAGTCCCGCTGGCGGAGCACCTGCAGGACATGACCGAACGTCTGGCTGCCACGCGGACTCAGGAAGCCATTTTTCAGATCGTGTTGCAGCCGGCGCTGCAAAGTCTCGACGCTATTGCCGGCGCAATCCTGCTGATTGACAGCAGCGGCGAGCAGCTGGAAGTGGCCGCCACCCGTGGTTACTCGGCAGAAGCACAGACCATCTGGCAAGACGGCCCCCTGACCGGCAATGTCCCGGCCGGGGACGCCCTGAAGCAGCATGAGGCCCTGTTCTTCGAGCATCAGGGCGACCTGCTGAAAGCCTACCCAGAGCTGGAAGAACGCACCGGCGCAGTGGCCCCGGTTGCCAACGCGGTGCTGCCGATGTTTCTGGACCACCGGCCGCTGGGCACCCTGATTCTGGATTTCCAGGAACCGCACGACTTTACCAGTGAGGAAAAGCATTTCCTCAAAACCCTGTCAGCGCAGTGTGCCATCGCCTTGGGCCGCGCCCAGCTGATGGCTGACTTGCAGGGTCAGCTGGACCAGCGCACCCGGCAGATTCAGCAGGAATCCCAGGCCCACGCTGCCTTCGTGGCCTTCATGGAAGCGGCCGGCACCGAAACCGACGTTGACGTGCTGGTCGGCCAAGCCCTGCAACTGCTGGGGCACTACTTTCATAACGGGGACGGCGTCTACTGCGTGTATGAACATGGGCGCTGGGTCGGGCGCGGCTGGACGGCCACCCTGCCGCCCGAGCTGGCCGTTCATATTGCGGACGGCCTGCTTACCGATATGCCACTGGTCAGGGAGATGCTGCGTCAGCAAGCCCCGGTCTTCTGGGACGACCTGCCGCCCGACCAGCACTTTATTCCGGGCACCCGGAGCTACCGGATGATTTTCTGCTATCCGCTGATTCTGGACGGCGAGGTCAAGGCGTTCGTGTGCTTTGCACGCCGCAGCCGCCAGGGCTGGAGCGCACAGGACCGCACGGTGGTGCGCGCTATCGGGCGCAGTCTCAACCTGACGCTGGAACGGGCCGAGCAGGCCGCCCGCCTGCAGGCTCAGCGAGAAGAAGCCGAGCGGCGCAGCGAGGTGCTGTCGGCTTTTGCCGAGCTATCACGCGAACCGGTGCTGGACACCGACCCCTACAGCCTGATCCAGCGCACCCAGGAAGTCGCGCTGGGCCTGTTGCCCAGGGCTTTTCGGTCTATTTCGAGCTGCAAGGCGGCCAGTGGCAGGTGCGGGCGCAGGTGGGGCAGGCTGACCAGCCCGAACTGCAAAAGCAACTGGAAGCTGGCCTGGCCTTCGGAACGCCCAGCCTGA
- a CDS encoding MDR family MFS transporter: MWKTLHPNIRVRIVTSFLSRLVGGAVFPLLAIYFTEHLGAGRAGLLLGLLVAVQFAAGLYGGLLADLWGRRRTLLLGEVLKALAFAALLAANWQQPFPYLTFAAVALVNLAGGLVGPASEAMLVDVSTPESRSFMYSVNYWAINASLLIGTLLGGWLYRDHFPLLLELLLGMSLLTLWLSWTRLSETRAGQSTHEVGAQLGLGSLLRNYAAVARDPAFLLFTAGGVAVLTIEFGRSNWAAVHLAQNFAPLLLGGQLIDGVRAMSLLTAVNTGLIVLLTAPVSAWVTRQPQVPVMYAGFLLFGAGFAVLAFSVSLPALLLASVVLTLGELLYVPTRQSRLADLIPAEGRGAYLAINGQLFTVAKWAASLGVPLGAIIGGPGMAALTLGLGVLGMWLTSLALRRRSVQDQLQPASS; this comes from the coding sequence ATGTGGAAGACCCTGCATCCCAACATCCGGGTCCGGATCGTGACCTCTTTTCTGTCGCGGCTGGTCGGCGGGGCCGTGTTTCCGCTGCTGGCCATTTATTTCACCGAACACCTGGGTGCCGGGCGGGCCGGGCTGCTGCTGGGCCTGCTGGTCGCGGTGCAGTTTGCCGCCGGGCTCTACGGGGGCCTGCTGGCCGACCTGTGGGGCCGGCGGCGCACCCTGCTGCTGGGCGAGGTGCTCAAGGCACTGGCTTTTGCGGCGTTGCTGGCGGCCAACTGGCAGCAGCCCTTCCCCTATCTGACCTTTGCCGCCGTGGCGCTGGTGAACCTGGCTGGCGGGCTGGTGGGCCCGGCCAGCGAGGCGATGCTGGTGGACGTTTCCACCCCCGAAAGCCGCAGTTTCATGTACTCGGTCAATTACTGGGCCATCAACGCCAGCCTGCTGATCGGCACCCTGCTGGGCGGCTGGCTGTACCGGGACCACTTTCCCCTGCTGCTGGAACTGCTGCTGGGAATGTCGCTGCTGACGCTGTGGCTCTCCTGGACCCGGCTCAGCGAGACCCGCGCCGGCCAGAGCACCCACGAGGTAGGCGCGCAGCTGGGGCTGGGTTCACTGCTGCGCAACTACGCCGCCGTGGCCCGCGACCCGGCTTTCCTGCTGTTCACGGCGGGCGGCGTCGCGGTGCTGACCATCGAATTCGGGCGGTCCAACTGGGCAGCGGTGCATCTGGCACAGAACTTCGCGCCGCTGCTGCTGGGCGGGCAGCTGATTGACGGCGTGCGGGCCATGAGCCTGCTGACCGCCGTCAACACCGGCCTGATCGTGCTGCTGACAGCGCCGGTCAGCGCCTGGGTGACCCGCCAGCCGCAGGTGCCGGTGATGTACGCCGGGTTCCTGCTGTTTGGGGCAGGCTTCGCGGTGCTGGCCTTCAGTGTGTCGCTGCCGGCGCTGCTGCTGGCCAGTGTAGTGCTGACTCTGGGCGAATTGCTGTATGTGCCCACCCGCCAGAGCCGGCTGGCCGACCTGATTCCCGCCGAGGGACGCGGCGCTTATCTGGCGATAAACGGGCAGCTGTTCACGGTGGCCAAATGGGCCGCGTCGCTGGGCGTGCCGCTGGGGGCCATCATCGGCGGCCCCGGCATGGCGGCACTGACACTGGGGCTGGGCGTGCTGGGCATGTGGCTGACCAGCCTGGCCCTGCGGCGGCGCTCTGTGCAGGACCAGCTGCAGCCGGCGTCTTCCTGA
- a CDS encoding sensor histidine kinase, whose translation MGASATLPVKVNGQVRGVLAFVFSQTRVWSHEDRAILDTVGYQLRLALERAEQTQQLQEQNAELEAFTYSVSHDLRTPVRHIMGFNRLLRGNLGEQVDSKSERYLTVIEEATVRMNTLIDAMLDLSRTARATLQPGTVDLGTLVSDVQGELEAEVEDGRSTTCRW comes from the coding sequence CTGGGGGCCAGCGCCACACTGCCGGTCAAGGTTAATGGTCAGGTGCGGGGGGTGCTGGCTTTTGTCTTCTCGCAGACTCGGGTCTGGAGCCACGAGGACCGGGCCATTCTGGATACGGTGGGCTATCAGCTGCGGCTGGCGCTGGAGCGGGCCGAACAGACCCAGCAGCTTCAGGAACAGAACGCCGAACTGGAAGCGTTCACCTACTCGGTGTCACACGACCTGCGCACGCCGGTGCGGCACATCATGGGTTTTAACCGTCTGCTGCGCGGCAATTTGGGCGAGCAGGTGGACAGCAAGTCTGAGCGCTACCTCACCGTGATTGAGGAAGCCACTGTGCGGATGAACACATTGATTGACGCCATGCTGGACCTCTCAAGGACTGCCCGCGCCACCCTGCAGCCGGGCACGGTGGATCTGGGCACGCTGGTCAGCGACGTGCAGGGCGAACTGGAAGCCGAGGTCGAAGATGGGCGCTCCACGACCTGCCGGTGGTGA
- a CDS encoding ABC transporter substrate-binding protein: MSPFSDLAPPDWPLWQLRAQLCAEQGDRLTFAVRVPQLAGIWGCSPKTARRQLQRLHAAGALTYRAGRGRGHTSQLSFPGLAGPQVRELAAALVAAGQLADWSRLSALPFPPHWTRPAEVREHFGLQSLPYGRDRLRTVLTRPLTSLDPVHAWVTFEAWLLYQVFDPLVRFDPRTGALQPALAHHWKVSEDGLTWRFRLRKAALFHHGRPADSGDARYSLERLLREAPWYLPGVAAVTAPDALTLDLQLQRPDAFLLRRLAHVQALILPADLPFSEERLVGTGAFQFERFDGGLRLRAFDHYFGERPQLDEAEFYFVPPSPVYAAYQLQGERAEALRSHWQVENGVQFLIWNAHRPAAHSRPLRQALAELHDPRAHWAASGQEAQPLATSFYPHRSAAQPPRLRSLERARAWMDGVPDPGPLTLYALDFPAAQAEAHWLARRAALLGLTVQVRTFALEDDGHLQAAADLVLMGEVSDLDTELSFWKALHDPRLLFRRLLPARLLAWSSRVLQSLSEDAMQNARLIGQVEAALQGSGWVNLTHHRVKQGELHPWLQGVQHDAFGRLDLKRMWVDRWPLE, translated from the coding sequence TTGTCCCCTTTTTCTGATCTTGCCCCGCCCGACTGGCCGCTCTGGCAGCTGCGGGCCCAGCTGTGCGCCGAACAGGGCGACCGGCTGACGTTTGCGGTCAGGGTGCCGCAGCTGGCCGGGATATGGGGGTGCAGCCCCAAGACTGCCCGGCGGCAGTTGCAGCGCCTGCACGCCGCCGGCGCCCTGACTTACCGCGCCGGGCGGGGCCGGGGGCACACCTCGCAGCTGAGTTTCCCTGGGCTGGCAGGGCCACAGGTGCGTGAACTGGCCGCCGCGCTGGTGGCCGCTGGGCAGCTGGCCGACTGGTCGCGCCTGAGTGCCTTGCCGTTTCCGCCACACTGGACCCGCCCGGCCGAGGTGCGCGAACATTTCGGGTTGCAGAGCCTGCCTTACGGCCGCGACCGCCTGCGTACCGTGCTGACCCGGCCGCTGACCAGCCTGGACCCGGTGCATGCCTGGGTCACTTTCGAGGCCTGGCTGCTGTATCAGGTGTTTGACCCGTTGGTGCGCTTCGACCCTCGGACCGGTGCCCTTCAGCCGGCGCTGGCCCATCACTGGAAAGTCAGCGAGGACGGCTTGACCTGGCGTTTCCGGCTGCGCAAGGCGGCACTGTTTCACCACGGCCGCCCTGCCGACTCGGGCGACGCCCGGTATTCACTGGAACGGCTGCTGCGGGAAGCACCCTGGTACCTGCCGGGCGTGGCGGCCGTAACGGCACCCGACGCCCTGACCCTTGACCTGCAGCTTCAGCGGCCCGACGCCTTTTTGCTGCGCCGGCTGGCTCACGTGCAGGCGCTGATTCTGCCGGCCGACTTGCCGTTCAGCGAGGAGCGACTGGTCGGTACCGGCGCTTTTCAGTTTGAGCGTTTTGACGGGGGCCTGCGGCTGCGGGCTTTCGACCACTATTTCGGCGAGCGCCCACAGCTGGACGAGGCCGAGTTCTATTTCGTGCCGCCTTCTCCCGTCTACGCGGCTTATCAGTTGCAGGGCGAGCGGGCAGAAGCGCTGCGCTCACACTGGCAGGTGGAAAACGGGGTGCAGTTTCTGATCTGGAATGCCCACCGCCCCGCGGCTCACAGCCGGCCACTGAGGCAAGCCCTGGCCGAGCTGCACGACCCCCGCGCTCACTGGGCCGCCAGCGGGCAGGAGGCACAGCCGCTGGCCACCAGTTTTTATCCCCACCGCTCGGCTGCGCAGCCCCCGCGCTTGCGGTCACTGGAGCGGGCGCGGGCCTGGATGGACGGCGTGCCGGACCCCGGTCCGCTGACCCTCTACGCTCTGGATTTCCCTGCGGCGCAGGCCGAAGCCCACTGGTTGGCCCGCCGCGCCGCCCTACTGGGGCTGACAGTACAGGTGCGGACCTTTGCCCTGGAGGATGACGGGCACCTGCAGGCCGCCGCCGACCTGGTGCTGATGGGCGAGGTTTCGGACCTGGATACCGAGCTGTCGTTCTGGAAGGCTCTGCATGACCCGAGGCTGCTGTTTCGCCGCCTGCTGCCGGCCCGCTTGCTGGCCTGGAGTAGCCGGGTGCTGCAGAGCCTCAGCGAGGACGCCATGCAGAATGCCCGCCTGATCGGACAGGTGGAAGCGGCCCTGCAAGGCAGCGGCTGGGTCAACCTGACCCATCACCGTGTCAAGCAGGGCGAACTGCATCCCTGGCTGCAGGGTGTGCAGCACGATGCCTTCGGCCGGCTGGACCTCAAGAGGATGTGGGTGGACCGCTGGCCGCTGGAGTAG
- the proB gene encoding glutamate 5-kinase, protein MTVLSRQLLDRSQCLVIKIGSALLVDERGLRRDWLSGLADDVALLRSQGKQVVLVSSGSIALGRRQMGLPRGPLPLDEAQAAAAVGQISLAQAYADELAQRGLHAGQVLVTLEDSRVRTRYLNSRATLSALLDHGIVPIVNENDTVATDEIRFGDNDRLAAQIALTCGTDCLILLSDVDGLYTADPRHDPAAQHFAQIDDITPEIEALAGDPGPDAKGGMKTKLMAARTAMQAGAAMAITRGDTHRPISALREGARATWFIGAETPKSARKNWIAGMKPQGRVTIDDGAEAALGRGRSLLAAGVTAVEGNFGRGDCVEVVHRGRVLGHGLCSYGSAQARRIAGLHSDEIALLLGEPPRSAFINRDNLVL, encoded by the coding sequence ATGACCGTGCTCAGCCGTCAGCTTCTGGACCGTTCGCAGTGTCTCGTCATCAAGATAGGGTCCGCCCTGCTGGTTGATGAGCGCGGCCTGCGACGAGACTGGCTGAGCGGTCTGGCCGACGATGTGGCGCTGCTGCGCTCGCAGGGCAAGCAGGTGGTGCTGGTGTCGAGCGGGTCCATCGCGCTGGGCCGCCGGCAGATGGGCCTGCCGCGCGGGCCCCTGCCGCTGGACGAGGCACAGGCGGCTGCCGCCGTCGGGCAGATTTCGCTGGCGCAGGCCTACGCCGATGAGCTGGCGCAGCGCGGCCTGCATGCCGGGCAGGTGCTGGTCACGCTGGAAGACAGCCGTGTGCGGACCCGCTACCTCAACTCGCGGGCCACCTTGAGCGCCCTGCTGGACCACGGCATCGTGCCCATCGTGAACGAGAACGATACCGTGGCGACCGATGAAATCCGCTTTGGCGACAACGACCGGCTGGCCGCCCAGATTGCCCTGACCTGCGGCACCGATTGCCTGATTCTGCTGTCGGACGTGGACGGCCTCTACACTGCCGACCCCCGACACGACCCGGCGGCGCAGCACTTTGCGCAGATTGACGATATTACCCCCGAAATCGAGGCGCTGGCCGGCGATCCCGGCCCTGACGCCAAAGGCGGCATGAAAACCAAGCTGATGGCAGCCCGCACCGCCATGCAAGCAGGCGCAGCGATGGCCATCACCCGTGGTGACACCCACCGCCCCATTTCGGCGCTGCGTGAAGGGGCGCGGGCCACCTGGTTTATTGGTGCTGAGACGCCCAAGTCGGCCCGCAAGAACTGGATTGCCGGCATGAAGCCGCAGGGCCGCGTGACCATTGACGACGGCGCCGAGGCCGCGCTGGGCCGGGGCCGCTCGCTGCTGGCCGCCGGAGTCACGGCGGTAGAGGGCAATTTCGGGCGCGGTGACTGCGTGGAAGTGGTGCACCGCGGCCGGGTGCTGGGCCACGGCCTGTGCAGCTACGGCTCGGCGCAGGCTCGCCGCATCGCTGGGCTTCACAGCGACGAGATCGCCCTGCTGCTGGGCGAGCCGCCCCGCTCGGCCTTTATCAACCGCGACAATCTGGTGCTCTGA